A genomic segment from Ruegeria sp. TM1040 encodes:
- the ccoS gene encoding cbb3-type cytochrome oxidase assembly protein CcoS produces MTVLSYLIPISLILGGAGLIGFIYTVRSEQYDDPEGDARRILSDEWDDHPKP; encoded by the coding sequence ATGACTGTTTTGTCTTATCTGATCCCAATTTCCCTTATCCTCGGCGGGGCAGGGTTGATTGGGTTCATCTATACGGTGCGCTCGGAGCAATATGACGACCCGGAAGGGGATGCGCGCCGTATCCTGAGTGACGAGTGGGATGATCACCCCAAACCTTGA
- a CDS encoding D-alanyl-D-alanine carboxypeptidase family protein, protein MAVFSEVDDGRPSSLWVRFGRGQRRGTVQTFRNKFRALCRRSAQALTLALGVASIAPERATAAPYAAMVMDARTGEVLHSRNADTRLHPASLTKMMTLYIAFEAVRNGEITLDTQITVSRNAEAEPPSELGLRRGQKIALRYLIRAAAVKSANDAATAIGEAISGSEAAFARRMNRTAKALGMTRTTFKNAHGLTANGHMSTARDMTILGRHMLYDYPEYYNLFSRTSTNAGTKVVYNTNRRFLAAYRGADGIKTGYTRAAGFNLVSSAKRGDERIIATVFGGKSTAARNAKIAELLDLGFRRAPAYAKLQKPPMPPYLGNSGVRLAEDDTHGMAGKTIRVSGVISETLRPRPRPLPEPAPETLLAEAETEVETGTVAAPEEVQLAALDSDALKSGINDALLEVTEVSDVSAIQPQARPEALQAEVEGEQALQAEIRTAVARAVEAPTQPRYTGPRPQARPAKFNTEVASLEEPVVVTRLSTSGGRYWGINVGRYTNRFQAEKVLLRTALAEMETLEGSLRKVVQSPRGFDANFLGMTKESAELACKRLNSRNVTCETLGPSS, encoded by the coding sequence ATGGCAGTATTTTCAGAGGTCGACGACGGTCGCCCCTCCTCCTTGTGGGTGAGGTTTGGCCGTGGACAACGTCGCGGCACAGTACAAACATTTCGCAACAAGTTCAGGGCGTTGTGCAGGCGCAGTGCGCAGGCGCTGACCCTCGCACTTGGCGTGGCGTCCATTGCGCCGGAGCGCGCAACCGCTGCCCCCTACGCGGCGATGGTCATGGATGCGCGTACCGGCGAAGTGCTGCATTCGCGCAATGCGGATACTCGGCTGCACCCCGCCTCGCTGACCAAGATGATGACCCTATACATCGCCTTTGAGGCGGTGCGGAACGGGGAAATCACCCTCGACACCCAGATCACGGTTTCGCGCAATGCCGAGGCAGAACCTCCTTCTGAGTTGGGCCTGCGCCGCGGGCAAAAAATCGCACTACGGTATCTGATCCGGGCCGCAGCGGTAAAATCCGCCAATGATGCGGCCACGGCCATTGGTGAGGCGATCTCCGGGTCTGAGGCGGCCTTTGCGCGGCGAATGAATCGCACCGCCAAGGCACTGGGAATGACCCGCACGACCTTCAAGAACGCGCATGGGCTGACTGCCAATGGTCACATGTCGACGGCACGCGACATGACAATCCTCGGACGTCATATGCTTTATGACTACCCTGAGTATTATAATCTCTTTTCGCGCACCTCGACCAACGCGGGCACCAAGGTTGTCTACAACACCAACCGCCGCTTTCTCGCGGCCTACCGCGGTGCGGATGGCATCAAGACCGGCTATACGCGCGCAGCCGGGTTCAACCTCGTCTCCTCTGCAAAACGGGGCGATGAGCGCATCATTGCAACCGTATTTGGCGGGAAATCCACCGCGGCACGCAACGCCAAGATCGCAGAACTCCTGGACCTCGGCTTCCGGCGCGCTCCGGCCTATGCCAAACTGCAAAAGCCCCCTATGCCGCCCTACCTCGGCAACAGCGGTGTGCGCCTGGCAGAGGATGACACGCATGGCATGGCCGGAAAGACGATCCGCGTCAGCGGGGTGATTTCAGAGACCCTGCGCCCACGGCCCCGTCCGCTGCCAGAGCCTGCCCCGGAAACGCTACTTGCAGAGGCTGAAACAGAGGTCGAGACCGGTACTGTTGCCGCACCTGAAGAGGTGCAGCTCGCCGCGCTGGATAGCGATGCCCTGAAATCCGGCATCAACGACGCTCTTTTGGAAGTCACCGAAGTCTCCGATGTCTCGGCAATCCAACCTCAGGCGCGGCCCGAGGCTCTTCAGGCAGAGGTGGAAGGTGAGCAAGCCCTGCAGGCGGAAATCCGAACAGCGGTCGCGCGCGCCGTTGAGGCCCCGACGCAACCGCGCTACACCGGGCCACGTCCACAGGCGCGCCCAGCAAAATTCAACACCGAAGTTGCTTCGCTCGAGGAACCAGTCGTGGTGACACGCCTGTCGACCTCTGGCGGCCGCTACTGGGGGATCAATGTCGGACGCTACACCAACCGTTTTCAGGCCGAAAAAGTCTTGTTGCGCACGGCTTTGGCCGAAATGGAGACGCTCGAAGGCTCTCTGCGCAAGGTGGTGCAGAGTCCGCGCGGATTTGACGCCAATTTCCTTGGGATGACCAAGGAAAGCGCCGAGCTCGCATGCAAGCGCCTCAACTCTCGCAATGTCACCTGCGAGACACTTGGCCCCTCCTCCTAA